A region of Vitis riparia cultivar Riparia Gloire de Montpellier isolate 1030 chromosome 1, EGFV_Vit.rip_1.0, whole genome shotgun sequence DNA encodes the following proteins:
- the LOC117917829 gene encoding lipoxygenase 6, chloroplastic, which translates to MLGAQRIAPVKSGVVWRAPAQLESNGRARRSWVPGHRSPVAGARPIRAVISSEDKTVEGGAKAVESKDGNVLLSSSSSSSAKGIDVRAVITIRKKMKEKITEKIEDQWEGFMNGIGQGISIQLVSEEIDPVTMSGKSVESFVRGWLPKPSNLPYIVEYAADFTVPLDFGSPGAVLISNLHGKEFHLMEIVIHGFDEGPIFFPANSWIHSRKDNPESRIIFRNQAYLPSQTPPGLKDLRREDLLSLRGNRKGERKPHDRIYDYAPYNDLGNPDKSEDLARPVLAGEERPYPRRCRTGRPPTRTDPLCESRVEKPHPVYVPRDETFEEIKQNTFSAGRLKALLHNLIPSIAATLSSSDIPFKCFSDIDKLYNDGVLLKDEEDQKMSGNVFPSNMMKQVLSVGQKLLKYEVPAIISRDRFAWLRDNEFARQTLAGVNPVNIEILKGFPIVSKLDPAVYGPPESAITKELIQQELSGITVEEAIEDKRLFILDYHDILLPFIGKMNTLPERQAYASRTVFFYTRTGFLRPIAIELSLPPTPSSPGKKRVYTHGHDATTHWIWKQAKAHVCSNDAGVHQLVNHWLRTHACMEPYIIATHRQLSAMHPINKLLHPHLRYTLEINALARQSLINGGGIIEACFSPGKYAMELSSAAYKSMWQFDMEALPADLIRRGMAVEDPSMPCGVKLLIEDYPYAADGLLIWSAIKEWVESYVDHFYSEPNTVTSDLELQAWWNEIKNEGHYDKCNESWWPKLNTKEDLSGILTTMIWIASGQHAAINFGQYPFGGYVPNRPTLMRKLIPHEDDSAYEKFLLNPQSTFLSSLPTQLQATKVMAVQDTLSTHSPDEEYLGQTHHLHSHWIKDPEVLDMFKKFSAKLEEIEEIIKGRNKNIHLKNRNGAGIPPYELLLPSSGPGVTGRGIPNSISI; encoded by the exons ATGCTCGGAGCTCAGCGCATAGCACCTGTCAAGTCCGGTGTCGTGTGGCGAGCTCCGGCTCAGTTGGAGAGTAATGGAAGAGCCAGAAGAAGCTGGGTTCCAGGACACCGGTCGCCGGTGGCGGGAGCTCGGCCAATTCGGGCGGTGATCAGCAGTGAGGACAAGACTGTGGAAGGTGGTGCAAAGGCAGTGGAGAGCAAAGACGGTAATGTGTTGTTGTCGTCGTCGTCGTCTTCTTCTGCGAAGGGGATTGATGTGAGAGCGGTGATCACAataaggaagaagatgaaggagaaAATCACTGAGAAGATTGAGGACCAGTGGGAAGGTTTCATGAATGGGATAGGGCAAGGGATCTCGATTCAGCTCGTCAGTGAAGAGATCGATCCTG ttaccATGTCAGGGAAGAGTGTGGAGTCTTTTGTACGAGGATGGTTGCCAAAGCCATCAAACCTTCCGTATATAGTTGAATATGCAGCAGACTTCACTGTCCCGTTAGACTTTGGATCCCCTGGAGCTGTTCTGATATCCAATCTTCATGGCAAGGAGTTCCACTTAATGGAGATTGTTATTCATGGCTTTGATGAAGGACCCATATTCTTTCCTGCAAATTCTTGGATACATTCGCGGAAGGATAATCCTGAAAGCAGAATCATTTTCAGAAATCAG GCTTATTTACCATCACAAACACCACCTGGCCTCAAAGATCTCCGGCGTGAAGACTTACTGAGTCTCCGTGGCAATAGAAAAGGGGAGAGAAAGCCACATGATAGAATCTATGATTACGCTCCTTATAATGACTTGGGGAATCCTGACAAGAGCGAGGATCTCGCTAGGCCTGTGCTAGCTGGTGAGGAAAGGCCATATCCCAGGCGCTGTAGAACTGGACGACCTCCAACCAGAACAG ATCCATTGTGTGAGAGTAGAGTAGAAAAGCCCCATCCTGTGTATGTACCTCGGGATGAAACTTTTGAGGAGATTAAACAGAACACTTTCTCTGCTGGAAGGTTGAAAGCTCTGCTCCACAATCTGATACCATCTATCGCTGCTACATTGTCAAGTTCAGACATTCCCTTCAAGTGTTTTTCCGATATTGACAAGCTATATAATGATGGTGTTCTCCTGAAGGATGAAGAAGATCAAAAAATGTCTGGAAATGTGTTCCCCTCCAATATGATGAAACAAGTATTGAGTGTTGGCCAAAAGTTGTTGAAGTATGAAGTACCAGCTATTATCTCAA GGGATAGATTTGCATGGTTGCGGGATAATGAGTTTGCACGCCAAACTTTGGCTGGGGTCAACCCAGTGAATATCGAGATTCTGAAG GGATTTCCAATTGTAAGCAAACTAGATCCTGCAGTTTATGGCCCTCCGGAGTCGGCAATCACAAAAGAATTGATACAGCAAGAACTGAGTGGAATAACTGTTGAAGAG GCTATTGAGGACAAGAGATTGTTTATACTTGATTACCACGATATACTTTTACCATTTATTGGGAAGATGAACACCTTACCAGAGAGGCAAGCATATGCGTCTAGAACGGTTTTCTTCTATACACGGACCGGCTTTTTGAGGCCAATTGCTATTGAGCTCTCACTTCCTCCAACACCTTCTTCACCTGGTAAGAAGCGTGTTTACACCCATGGACATGATGCTACAACCCATTGGATTTGGAAGCAAGCAAAAGCTCATGTTTGCTCGAATGATGCTGGTGTTCATCAACTAGTGAATCACTG GTTGAGGACTCATGCTTGCATGGAGCCTTATATAATTGCCACTCATAGGCAGCTTAGTGCAATGCACCCCATTAACAAGCTGCTCCACCCTCATTTGCGCTACACATTAGAAATAAATGCACTAGCACGACAAAGTTTAATAAATGGAGGGGGAATTATTGAGGCTTGTTTCAGCCCGGGAAAGTATGCCATGGAGCTAAGCTCTGCTGCATACAAGAGTATGTGGCAATTTGACATGGAGGCACTGCCAGCAGATTTAATTCGGAG GGGCATGGCGGTGGAGGATCCTTCAATGCCATGTGGTGTTAAACTCTTGATTGAAGACTACCCTTATGCTGCAGATGGGCTCCTAATATGGTCTGCCATAAAAGAATGGGTAGAATCGTATGTTGATCACTTCTATTCTGAGCCTAACACTGTCACATCTGATTTGGAGCTCCAAGCCTGGTGGAACGAGATCAAAAATGAGGGTCACTATGACAAGTGTAATGAGTCCTGGTGGCCTAAGCTCAACACTAAAGAGGACTTATCTGGCATACTTACTACAATGATATGGATAGCTTCAGGTCAACATGCTGCAATAAACTTTGGGCAATACCCCTTTGGAGGATATGTGCCTAACCGTCCTACCCTCATGAGAAAACTCATCCCtcatgaagatgattctgcctATGAGAAGTTTCTTCTAAACCCACAGTCTACTTTCCTCTCATCTTTGCCAACGCAACTTCAGGCCACCAAAGTGATGGCTGTTCAGGACACCCTGTCCACTCACTCCCCAGATGAAGAGTATCTGGGTCAAACACACCATCTGCACAGCCACTGGATCAAGGATCCTGAAGTCTTGGACATGTTCAAGAAGTTCTCTGCTAAACTAGAGGAGATAGAGGAGATcataaaaggaagaaataagAATATTCACCTTAAAAACAGAAATGGTGCCGGCATCCCTCCATATGAACTGCTTCTTCCCTCATCAGGTCCAGGGGTAACTGGCCGTGGTATTCCCAACAGCATTTCTATCTGA
- the LOC117911101 gene encoding 4-coumarate--CoA ligase-like 9: MADLNPNHSSSIYPNTGFCSKTMIYHSLRPHPPLPPETAPISLSDYVFSHLSTSSAPETAAAFIDATTGRSISFSQLVRFSETLAASLQRRLGLTRGDSALVISPNSLHVPVLYFALFSLGVIVSPSNPASTESEISRQIELCKPVIAFATSSTAHKVPSLKFSTVVLDSPEFHSMMTVGTGNLRRVRVSQSDPAMILYSSGTTGRVKGVVLTHRNWISAVAGANVLRQERASPTVTMCTVPYFHVYGCGLCMRAVALGQSVVAIERLNVRSLMSAVQEFRVTHLAVAPPVIVMMANGGDLVDGCDLRSLEAVLCGGAPVSTAVIERFTKRFPNVQVTQAYGLTETTGGISRTVGLEESQRLGASGRLIPYCQAKIVDPDTGIALPPLRTGELWVRGPSIMKGYVGNEEATAEILDSEGWLRTGDICHFDRDGFIYVVDRIKELIKYKGYQVAPAELEHLLHSHPDTVEAAVIPYPDAQAGQVPMAFVVKRPQSTIDESEIMDFIAKQVAPYKKIRRVSFINSIPKNATGKVLRKDLIKLASSRSGCSKL, from the exons ATGGCCGACCTAAACCCTAACCATTCTTCTTCTATTTATCCAAATACCGGCTTCTGCTCCAAAACCATGATCTACCACAGCCTCCGCCCCCACCCTCCCCTCCCCCCGGAAACCGCTCCTATCTCCCTCTCTGACTACGTTTTTTCCCACCTTTCTACCTCCTCCGCGCCAGAAACCGCCGCCGCCTTCATCGACGCCACCACCGGCCGCAGCATTTCCTTTTCACAGCTTGTCCGCTTCTCCGAAACCCTAGCCGCCTCGCTCCAACGCCGGCTTGGCCTCACCAGAGGCGACTCTGCCTTGGTCATCTCCCCAAATTCGCTTCATGTGCCGGTTCTCTACTTCGCTCTCTTCTCCCTCGGCGTCATCGTCTCTCCTTCGAATCCGGCGAGTACTGAGTCCGAGATTTCCCGCCAAATCGAGCTATGCAAGCCGGTCATTGCCTTCGCGACTTCTTCTACCGCTCACAAGGTTCCATCCCTGAAATTCTCGACCGTGGTTCTCGACTCGCCGGAGTTTCACTCGATGATGACAGTTGGGACTGGGAATCTCCGCCGAGTTCGCGTTTCGCAGTCCGATCCTGCAATGATTCTTTACTCTTCGGGGACAACGGGGCGGGTGAAGGGCGTGGTGCTGACTCACCGGAACTGGATATCCGCGGTGGCGGGAGCGAATGTGCTTCGACAGGAGAGGGCGTCGCCGACGGTGACGATGTGTACGGTACCTTACTTTCATGTGTACGGATGTGGACTTTGTATGAGGGCGGTGGCGTTAGGGCAGAGCGTGGTAGCGATAGAGAGATTGAATGTGCGGTCGTTGATGTCGGCTGTTCAGGAGTTTAGGGTTACGCACTTGGCTGTGGCGCCGCCGGTGATTGTGATGATGGCAAACGGCGGCGATTTAGTGGACGGTTGTGATTTGAGGTCATTGGAAGCGGTGCTCTGTGGAGGAGCTCCGGTTAGTACGGCGGTGATCGAGAGGTTCACGAAGCGGTTTCCGAACGTGCAGGTGACGCAG GCCTATGGGTTGACTGAAACAACAGGGGGAATCTCTAGAACAGTAGGTCTGGAAGAAAGCCAAAGACTAGGCGCATCAGGGCGTCTTATCCCATATTGCCAAGCTAAGATTGTTGATCCTGATACTGGCATTGCATTGCCTCCCTTGAGGACAGGGGAGCTTTGGGTTAGAGGTCCATCCATTATGAAGG GTTATGTTGGCAATGAAGAAGCAACAGCTGAAATTCTGGATTCTGAGGGATGGTTAAGAACAGGAGATATTTGTCATTTTGACAGAGACGGCTTCATATATGTTGTGGATAGGATTAAGGAATTGATCAAATACAAAGGCTACCAG GTTGCCCCTGCAGAGTTGGAACATCTGCTTCACTCGCATCCGGATACTGTAGAAGCAGCTGTGATTCC GTACCCTGATGCGCAAGCTGGTCAAGTACCCATGGCATTTGTGGTGAAGCGCCCCCAAAGCACCATTGATGAATCAGAGATCATGGATTTCATTGCCAAACAG GTGGCCCCGTACAAGAAAATTAGACGGGTATCCTTCATTAATTCAATTCCGAAGAATGCTACTGGTAAGGTGTTGAGAAAGGACTTAATCAAGCTTGCATCATCAAGAAGTGGCTGTTCCAAGTTATGA